Genomic window (Wenzhouxiangella marina):
AAACAGCCGGACAGCGCTCGTCCGATCCCGACCGCGTCCTTGCCTGCCAGGGCTGAAAAGACTGCAATCGTCGGCCGGGGGCCACTCACCCCCAGTTCACTGGCCAGGGCTCGGGCCGCGGCCGGATTGTGGGCCACATCGACCAGCACCTCGGGCGACGCCCCGAGCCTTTGCAGGCGGCCGCTGACCCGCGCGATCCGGACGCCGGCCTCGATCGCTGCGTCCGGGATGGCCAGACGATCACGCAGGAGCATGGCGGCCAGGCAGGCCGTCGCCGCATTGCCAAGCTGCCAGCGTCCCGCCATGGCCGGGATCGGCAGGTCCATCCGCTGATCCTTCCAGTACAGGCGAAACCCCGCCCCATGCCGTCGCCAACTGTACTCGTGGCCCGCGCGCCAGAGCGTCGCACCCGTCGCTTCGAGCACGTCATCCAGGCCCTTCGGGGGGCGCCGCTCGCCGAGGATCAGTGGCCGACCCGGCCTCGCGATGCCCGCCTTTTCGCGTCCGATATGCAGCCGGGTGGGGCCTAGCCAATCGGTGTGGTCGAGCGCGATCGAAGTGATCACGGCCACATCGGGATCCAGCACGTTGACCGCGTCCAGTCGCCCGCCCAGGCCCACTTCCAGGACCCAGACGTCCACCGCCTTTCGAGCGGCCAGTACGAAGCCAGTCAGGGTCACGTGCTCGAAGTAGCTCAGGAAGACATCGCCCCTGGCCTCCTCGACGGCGTCGAGCGCTTCGACGATGGCTGCATCGTCAGCCGGCCGGCCATCGATCCTGAAGCGTTCGGAAAAATCGATCAGGTGCGGCGAGGTGTAGGCGAAGCTGCGCAAACCCGCCTCGATCATCATCGCCTCGAGGTAGGCGACGACCGAGCCCTTGCCATTGGTTCCCCCGACCGTGACCACGGCCCGCGGCCGATGATGATCGCGACTGAGCCGGTTCCAGACCCGGGCGACCCGGTCCAGACCCAGCTCGATGCGGGATTCGGGCGAGCGCTGCTCGAGGCGCGCCAGCCAGGAAGACAGAGCGCGCGAACTCAAGGACTCAGGCGTCGTCGGCTCGCTCGCCCAGATCCTCGCCGGACTCGGCAGGCGATGATTCGAGCAGCTCGCCCTCGCGCACTTCCATCCGACGGCTGAGCATCAATCCGAGCAGCAGGTGCACACGCTGACGCAGTTCACGCCGGTCGACGATCTGGTCGATGGCGCCTTTCTCGAGCAGGAATTCCGACCGCTGGAAGCCCTCGGGCAGCGTTTCTCGAACGGTCTGCTCGATCACCCGAGGCCCGGCAAATCCGATCAGCGCATTCGGTTCGGCCAGATTGACGTCGCCCAGCATGCCCAGGCTCGCCGACACGCCACCCGTGGTCGGATGGGTGAGCACGGAGACATAGGGCAGACCGCGCTCGGCCATGCGCGCCAGACCCGCCGAGGTTCGCGCCATCTGCATCAGGGAAAACAGCCCCTCCTGCATGCGCGCGCCACCCGAGGCGGCGAAACAGACCAGCGGCAGCTCGGCATCGAGGCACTCGTGCACGGCGGCCATGAAACGCTCACCCACCACCGAGCCCATCGAGCCACCCATGAAGCGGAAATCGAAGGCACAGGCCACCAGGTCCATACCGAGCAGCTTGCCGCGCAGGGCCACCAGGGCGTCGTTCTCGCCGGTCGCCTTCTGGGTCGCGGTCAGACGGTCGCGATACTTCTTCGTGTCCCTGAACTTCAAGGGATCGACAGGCACCAGGTCGGCGCCAAGTTCGATCTGATCGCCCTCGTCGAGGAAGGCTTGCAAACGGGCCCGACCGGACAGGCTCATATGGAAGTCGCACTTGGGGCAGACCTGGAGGTTGCGTTCCAGCTCGGGTTGGTAGAGCACGGCGTCGCAGGCCTTGCACTTGGTCCAAAGCCCATCGGGCACCTTGCGCGACTTGCCGCCTTCGGTGCGAATCCGCGCGGGCATCAGTTTCTGGAACCAGCTCATGAAGCGTTTGCGGCCTTGTCCTGAATGGGGCCGTTATTGTCCATGGCCTGACGGACGGGGGCAAGGTATTCCTTCACGACCGCCACCGCCTGTGCCACGGACTCGCAGCGATCGAGGCGATCGACCAGGGCCGAACCGATGACCACACCGTCGGCCACCCGAGCCACGGCCGCCGCCTGCTCCGGCTCGCGAATCCCGAAACCGACGCAGACCGGCAGCTCGGCGTGCGCGCGCACCCGTTCGACCATCGGACCCAGACTGTCGACATCCAGGCTGGCCGCCCCGGTGACGCCCTTGATGGACACGTAGTAGACGAAGCCGCCGGCGAGTTCCGCCGTGCGGTCGAGGCGACGCTCGGTGGTCGTGGGCGCGATCAGGAAGATCTGATGCAGTCCACGGGCATCGAGCTCGCCACGCAGCTCGGCGGCTTCATCGGCCGGACAGTCCACGATCAATAGACCATCGACCCCTGCCTCCGAGGCTTCATCGGCGAAGCGGGTGATTCCGCGGCGCTCGATCGGATTGGTGTAGCCCATCAGGATCAGGGGTGTTTCGGCATCGCGCTCGCGGAAGCGGCGCACCATCTCCAGCACCCGATCGAGATTCATGCCCTGGTCCAGCGCTCGGGCACAGGCGTTCTGGATCACGGGTCCGTCGGCCATGACATCGGAAAAGGGCATGCCGAGCTCCAGCAGGTCGGCACCGGCCTCGACGGCCGCGTGCAGGATGTCCACGCTGGCCTCGGGGCTCGGATGACCCGCAGTGACGTACGGAATGAGCGCGGTGCGCCCGCGCGTCTTCAGATCGGTAAATCGTTGGTCGATACGGTTCAAAACTCGATGCCCTCCAGATCGGCCACGGTATGGATGTCCTTGTCGCCCCGGCCGGACAGGTTGACCAGCACGATCTCGTCGCTGGGCAGTTCGGCCGCCAGCTTCATGCCATAGGCGATGGCGTGCGCGCTCTCCAGGGCCGGCATGATGCCTTCGCTTCGAGTCAGCGCATGGAAGGCGGCCAGGGCCTCCTCGTCGCTGATGCCCACGTAGCGCGCTCGCCCGCTGTCCTTCAGCCAGGCGTGTTCCGGACCCACGCCCGGATAATCCAGGCCGGCCGACACCGAGTGCGTGTGCCGGATCTGGCCCGCGTCGTCATCGAGCAGATAGGTCCGACTGCCGTGCAGGACGCCCACGCGGCCTGCACACAGGCTGGCCGCATGCTCCAGGCCCGACAGGCCCCGACCGGCGGCCTCGACGCCGATCATCTCGACCTCGGAATCCTCGATGAAGGGGTGGAACAGACCGATCGCGTTCGAGCCACCGCCGACGCAGGCCACGAGGGCCTTCGGCAGGGTGCCGAACTCTTCGAGCATCTGCGCGCGCGCCTCGCGACCGACCACGGCGTTGAAATCACGCACCATCGCCGGATAGGGGTGTGGACCGGCGACCGTGCCAAGGATGTAGAAGGTGTCGTCCACGTTGGTGACCCAGTCGCGCATGGCCTCGTTCAAGGCGTCCTTCAGCGTTCTCGAGCCGGCCGTGACGCTGACGACTTCGGCGCCGAGCAGCTTCATGCGGTAGACGTTGATCGCCTGGCGCTTGACGTCATCGGCGCCCATGTAGACGACACAATCCATTCCCAGACGAGCCGCCACCGTGGCCGAAGCCACCCCATGCTGGCCGGCGCCGGTCTCGGCGATCACCCGCTTCTTGCCCATCGCGCGAGCCAGCAGGCCCTGACCGATGGTGTTGTTGATCTTGTGCGCGCCGGTGTGGTTGAGATCCTCGCGCTTGAGCACGATCTTCGCTCCTCCCATCTGCCGGGTCAGGTTCTCAGCTACATAGAGGGGCGATGGCCGACCGACGAAATGGGTCAGATCGCGATCCAGCTCGGCGAGGAAGTCGGGGTCTTTCAGGTACTTGCGCCAGGCTTCATCCAGCTCTTCGAGTGCGGGCATGAGGGTTTCGGAGACGAAACGCCCGCCGAATGCACCGAAATGCCCGGTCGCATCGGGAAGATGGACTTCGGGCGCCAGATTTCTTGCTGGATCAGCCATGTTGCGATACCTCGTTGACTGCGTTGATGAATGCTCGAATTAGCCTATCACTCTTGATTCCAGGACGCGTTTCGACGCCGCTGGACACGTCGACGGCCTCGGGCCGCGTCCGGCGGCAGGCCTCGGCGACGTTGTCGGGATCGAGCCCGCCGGCCAGGATCCAGGGCCTGGGGAGATCCGGAATCGTGCTCCAATCGAATCGCTGGCCGCTGCCGCCCATGGTCGATCCCGCATGGGCATCGAGCAGCAGGGCATCGGCGCCGGCCCAGGCCCGATAGTCGGGAGCCGGTTCGGCCCCGGGCGCCAGTGCCTTGATCCAGGGCCGTTGGAAGCTCGCACAGAAGTCCGGCGATTCGTTCCCGTGAAATTGAAGCTGCTCGAGGGGCAGCTGGTCGATCACGCCCTGCACGGCCTCGGCCGAGGCGTTCATGAACAAACCCACCCGGACAACGAAGGGCGGCAGGGCCCGGGCGATTTCGCGCGCCTGCTCGATGGTCACGCATCGCGGGCTGCGCTCGACAAAGACCAGACCGATCGCATGCGCGCCGGCATGGCTGGCGGCAAGTGCATCTTCGACCCGAGTCAGACCACAGACCTTGACCCGAATCATCGATCCGCCACGGTTTCCTCGCCGGGGAAACCCACCTCTTCGCGAATCGGCAATTCCGGAAAGTCTGGATAGGTCGGGTACATGAACGTCAATCCGTCGGCCGGAGCCGTGATGCCGGCTTGGGTACGATCCCGCGCCTCGAGCAGCGATTCGATCCAGGAAATCGGCCGCCGATCGTCCCCCACAGCGATCAAGGCGCCCGCGATATTACGGACCATATGATAGACGAAGGCGTTCGCCTCGATGTCAATCCGGACTTCACAACCCGACCGACTCACGGCAACCGAATGCACGGTTCGAACCGGGCTTTTTGCCTGACAGCCGCGAGCGCGGAAACTGCTGAAATCATGCTCACCCAGAAGCGCCTGCGCGGCCTCGTGCATGCGGCCCGCATCGAGGGGGTGACGAATCCAGGACATTCGGCCCAGCTCGATGGCCGGCCGCACCCAGCGATTGAGGATTCGATAGCGGTATCGGCGCCGTGTCGCGGAGAAGCGCGCATGGAATCGATCATCGACCTGCCGCACCCAGAGCAGCGTGGCGCCCTCGTGCAACACGGTGTTGGCGCCCAGAACCCAGGAGCGCTCGCTGCGCTCGGCTTCCGTTTCGAAGTGAATGACCTGGCAGCGAGCGTGGACGCCGGTATCGGTCCGCCCGGCGCAGTGAACGGTCACCGGATGATCGGCCACCCGGGCCAGCGCCGCTTCGACGCTGGCCTGCACGGTCGGCGACTGGCGCTGACGCTGCCAGCCGAAGAACCGCGTGCCGTCGTACTCAACGCCGGCCGCAAGACGCATGAACCGTTCCGCCCGATCTACATGTCGTCGAGCAGTTCCTGCGCCTGCTCACGCTTGGCCCTGGAGCCGCCGTTGACGATCTCCTCGAGCAGGGTGCGGGCCGAATCGGGATCGTCCATCGACAGGTAGGCCCGCGCCAGGTCCAGCTTGACCTCGGCATCATCGTCGCTGAGTTCCGGTGCTTCCTCGTCATCAGCCTCCGGAACGCCCTCCAAGCTCGGTTCGACGTCATCGTCGAAGGAGGCCTCTTCCTCGCCGGAAGCCGTGTCCCGGCCGAGGAAAGCCTCGAGCTCCTGATTGCCGGTTTCCTCGGCGAGTTCCTGCGTGCTCAGATCGAGCGTTTCGTCAGCACCCGTCGAGACTCCCTCATCCTCGTCCGAATTGCCACCGGACGTGAAGGTCGCCAGTTCCTCGGCGTCGAGCTGAAGCGTGTCTTCGGAGTCGAGTTTCAGGGTGTCGTCGACCTCGTCGAGCTTGAGCGTGTCACCGGCATCGAGATCGTCGTCCTCATCGCCCAGATCGAGGTCGAGGGGAAGCCCCTCATCCTCGGACCGCGACGACTCGGAATCGCCGCCCAGAGTCTCGCCGCCCAGAGTCTCGCCGCCCAGGGACTCACCCCCGAGCGAATCCCCGCCCAGGTCCTCGAGCCCACCGGAATCCTCGGCACCGAGATCCAGGCTGAGGCCATCGTCTTCGTCGTTCTCGGCCGCATCGATCGAAACCTCGGGCTCGGAGACCTCGGCTTGGTCTTCGGAGCTCTCGTCTTCGGACGCGGTGGAGAAATCGAACGAGTATCCCGAGTCCGTGGCTTCGGCTTCGTCGTCGGCGGCCTCGGGCTCATCGTCCAGACGATCCGAGAGGGCAGCCAGGTCCATATCGATCGCATCGGACAGGGTTTCTTCAGCCCGATCCTCGCGGCTCGGAGCCGAATCGGCGTCATCGTCCTCCTGATCGAAGACGGAGGCCTCGGCAACCACATCGTCCTCGAATTCCGAGCCATGAATATCGTCACCGCTCGACGAGTCATCGCCGCCAAGAATCCCGAGCATCTCTCGAGTCTTGGTGTCCAGGCCTTCGTCATCGTCGTCATCGAGACCGATCGAGGCCGTTTCCGGCGGCGTCAGCAGCGGATGATCCGGTGCATTGACGACAGCCAGATTCAGTGCCTCCTGCCAGCGCGGATCGTCATCATGGTCGACCACGGCGTACATGCCGTCGAGGGCATCGGAAAAGGCACTTTCATCCCCTTCCGCCGCCAGGGTATTGAGCAGGGCCAGATGCGCATCGAGATCATCGCGGTTCGATGCCACTCGCTCGCGTGCTGCCTCGACATCGACGCCGGTCACTCCGGCGCTCGGTCCCGCGGCGTCTCCGGAAGCCCCGCGCTTGCGCAACCACCAGAAGGCGCCTGCACCGCCGGCAAGCACGAGCGCCAGCACCGCCCAGATCCAGGCAGGCAATCCACCCGAGCCGGTATCCGTGACGGGCATGGGTGCAGGCTCGGCCATGGTCGGTTCGGTCGTGCTCGCCTCTTGCTGCGTGCTGTCGGTATCGCTTGCGCCCTGTTCGGCATCGACCGTCTCGGCCGGAGCCTCGCTCGCGACTTCCTCGCCCGCACCGAGCTCGTCTTCCAGCTGGCGGAAATAGGCGTCCACCTCGTCACCCGTTGCCTCTTCGGCGCTCGCAGCGGCATCGGCAGCGGCCATTTCCGCTTCCGCCGCACGGGCCTCGCGAGCGTCCCGCAGACGCGCTTCGAGGTTGGCCATTTCTTCGTCGGCGATAGCCAGACCAGCCATTTCCCGGGCTTCGATCGCGTCCCGGATTTCTTCGATCTGCCGGTAGAACTGGTCGTTCTCCAGCCCTTCGGTGTACATCTGGTCTTCCAGTTCGCTGAGCCGCGCACGCGCCTCGCTCAGCTCGGCTTCGGACACGGCCGGACCCTCGTCGTCGACTTCACCTTCGGGCGGCACGACTTCCAGACGATGCACCACGTCATCCACCGGCGCTTCCTGCTCGGGCTCGGACTCGACTTCGACTTCGGGAATGGCTTCATCGGCGATTACCGGCACTTCGGCCACGGCCGCACCCGGCTGCCAGGCCTGCATCTGGGCGCGCATGCGCCGATCGGCCTCGGCCGCATCGATGCCGAGCACCTCGTCGCTGCTCGGCATGGTCAGCTCGGCACCGCGGCGAAGCTGATTGGCGTTGCCGTTGATGAAGGCCTGCGGGTTGCGATCCAGAATCGCCAGCATGACCTGGTTCATGGTCATCCCCGAACTCGGGCGCCAGCTGTAGGCAATACTCCAGAGGGTCTGGCCAGGGGCAATCGGGCCAACGACATTCGGCCGAACCGCGGCCGGGGCGCGCTCGACCGGTTGCGCAGCCGGACGGGGCTGCGGCTCCGGTGCCGGCGCGGCTTCACGCGCCGGAGCGGGCGCCGGACGCGGACGCGTGGCTTCGGGCTGACGAGCCGGTTCGGCCGGCATCGAACGGGGCGCGGCCTCGGTGTCGACCCGGCGAATCGGCGGCGCCACCGGCACCGTCGGCGGATCCAGGAACAGCGTGTATTCGCGCAGCACGCGGCCGTTGGACCAGCGCGCATCGATCAGCACCTGGACGATCGGATCTTCCACCTCACGCGAGGAACGGACGCGGATCAAGGGCGGGTCGACCCGACGGTCGACGGTCACATCGAGACCGAGCGACAGCGCATCCGATGGGATGCCCAGTCGGTCGTAGTCGGAGGAGAGCGCGGGCGCCACGGTCAGCGAATCCAGGCTGCCGCCGGCGGGCTCGATCAGGCGGATGCTGACGTCAAGTGGCTGTCCCAGATAGGAATCGACCCTCGCCTCGCCCAGGCCCAGCGCTCTCAGCCAGTCGGCCGGGAACAGCAGCAGCAGCGCAAGCAGCAAGCTCGTGGTAATGACTTTCATCGTTGTTGGACGCATCGACCCGACCACCCTCTTCTGACAAAACTTTTAGTTAATTCAAGCGAGTATACCAATGACTTCACAAAATAAGAAACCATGGTTTTTCGACTCCCGACCGCGCCCCGCAGCGGACCCGATCCATCATGCGCCTTGCACCCCGATCAGACGCTCCGCAATCTGCACCGCGTTGAGCGCCGCTCCCTTGCGAACATTGTCGGAAACCACCCAGAAATCAATACCTTTGGGGTGACTCAGGTCGCGCCGCAGGCGCGCGACGAAGACCTCGTCGTGCCCGGCCGCATCGACCAGCGGCGTGGCCAGTTCCCGATCGGCCATCAGACGGACGCCGGGGGCCGCCGAGAGTAGTTCAGTCACGGCATCGATCTCAATGAAATCATCGGTTTCCAGATGAATCGCTTCACCGTGTCCGACAAAGACCGGCACGCGCACGGCGGTTGCGTTCACCGCGATCGCTTCGCTGCCCAGGATTCGCCGGGTCTCGTGGTGCATCTTCATCTCTTCGCGAGTGTAGCCGTTGTCCTCGAAGCGATCGATGGCCGGAATCAGGTTGAAGGCGATCGGCGCCGAGAAAACCTCCGGCTCGGGGTCGCGGAAATTGAAGCGGTCGGCGCACTGCCGGCCGAGTTCCTCCATCGCCTGCTTGCCCGCCCCCGAGACCGACTGGTAGGTGGCGACGTTGATACGACGCACGCCCACGGCGCGGTGAATCGGTGCGACCGCCAGCAGCATCTGGATCGTCGAGCAGTTGGGGTTGGCGATGATGCCCTGCCCCGGCCAATCGTCGAGGACCTCGCCATTGACCTCCGGCACCACCAGCGGCACGTCGTCGTGCATCCGGAAATGGGAGGTGTTATCGATCACCGTGCAACCGGCGGCCGCCGCGCGAGGAGCGTGCTCCGCCGACACGGACCCGCCGGCTGAAAACAACGCGAAATCAACACCTTCGAAGTCGAAGCTCGCCAGATCGTCGACCACCAGCGAACGGCGGCCGAAACTGACCTCTCGACCCACGGAGCGCTCGCTGGCCAGGGCCACGACCTCGCTGGCGGGAAAGGCACGCGAGGCGAGCAACTCCAGCATGGTTTCACCCACGATGCCGGTGGCCCCCACGACGGCTACCCGATATCCCTTCTTGTTCTCGCTCATCACTGCCTCGGACGGCTGGTCTGCTTGGGAAGAGCGCAGAGTAACGGAATTGTCACTCCGATAGGGAAGCAACGAACTTCAAGTCGGAATCCGGGGCTCCTGTGGACCGACATCGCCGCACTGGGCTCGGTGCAGGAGGTAGTGATCGAGGATCGTCAGGGCCAGCATGGCCTCGACGATCGGCACGGCGCGAATGCCGACGCAGGGGTCATGGCGACCCGTGGTGATGATCTCGACCGGCTCGCCTCGAACATCAACGGTTCGGCCAGGCAGCCGCAGGGATGAGGTGGGTTTGAAGGCCACCGCCACATCGACGGGCTGACCGGTGGAAATCCCGCCCAGCACGCCGCCGGCATGGTTGGACTCGAAGCCTGCCGGCGTGATCTCGTCGCGATGCTCCGTGCCCTTCTGACTGACCGATGCAAAGCCGGCGCCGATTTCCACGCCCTTGACGGCGTTGATGCTCATCATCGCCGCCGCCAGATCGCCGTCGAGCTTGGCGTAGACGGGCGCCCCGAGGCCGACCGGCACCCCGGTCGCCCGCGCCTTGACCAGGGCGCCGACCGAATCGCCCGACTTCCACAGCCGCTTCATGAAGTCCTCGAGCTCGGGCACTCGCTCCGGATCCGGACAGAAGAACGGGTTGCTATCGATCGCTGCGGGATCGAAGCGTTCGTCACAGACCTGATCACCGATCTGCGCCAGCCAGCCGACCACCTCCACACCGAGCCGGTCTTTCAGGTACTTGCGCGCCAGGGCTCCGGCGGCCACGCGCATGGCGGTCTCGCGGGCCGAGGAGCGCCCGCCGCCCCGGTAGTCGCGTAGTCCGTACTTGTGGTGATAGGTGTAGTCGGCGTGTCCCGGGCGGAACTGAGCAGCGATCCGGCTGTAATCCTTGGACCGGGCATCGGTGTTGTAGATCAGCAGGGCGATCGGCGTGCCGGTGGTTCGACCTTCGAACACCCCCGAGAGAATCTGCACATCCTCCTGCTCCCGACGCTGCGAGGTATGTCGACTCTGGCCCGTCGCCCGACGCATCAACTCGCTGCGAATCTCCTCGGCGCTGATCTCGATGCCGGGAGGGAAGCCATCGATGACACAGCCGATCGCCGGCCCATGGCTTTCACCGAAAGTCGTCACGGTCAGGACGCGACCGAAGGAATTACTCATGTCTGGCCCCAGGGAAAGAAGGTATTCGTTTTGTCACGATGCGCAGGAATCGGGCCCGATGGCGCTTCGCCGGACCGGGCCCGGACCTCAGAGATTGCTGTAGTTGGGTCCCGAGCCCCCCTCGGGCGTGACCCAGTTGATCACCTGGTAAGGGTCGGCAATGTCACAGGTCTTGCAGTGCACGCAATTGGCCGCGTTGATCTGGATGCGCTTGCCGGCATCGTCCTCGACCACTTCGTAGACGTTCGCGGGACAGAAGCGGGTGCAGGGATTGCCGTATTCCTCTTCGCAGCGGCTGAAACAGACGTCCGGCTCGACGATCTTCAGATGGATCGGCTGATCCTCGTCATGGGCCGTGGCCGCAAAGTACACGGAAGCCAGGCGATCGCGCGGCGGCAGCTCCCGATCCACCCAGTCATAGTCGAAACCACCCTGCTCCAGACGCCGGAACTGCGCGTGGTCGGCGTGGTTGGGCAGGGTCCGGGGCAGTTTGCCGCCCGTCACCGTCTCGATGGCCGCGGTCGCCATGCCGCGCCACAAGCCCTTGTTGAAGCCCGGGCGGATATTGCGCACGGCCTTGAGCTCGGCCACGATCTCCGAATCCCTCAGACGGGCGTCGAAACCCTCGCTGGACAGACCCTCGGCCAGGTGTTCGGCCGCGAGCATCCCCGATTTCATCGCCTGGTGCGTGCCCTTGATCTTGGGCACATTGAGCAGGCCGGCCGAATCACCGATCAGGATCGCCCCGGGCATCTCCACCCTGGGCAGGGACTGGAACCCCCCTTCGGAAATCGCACGCGCCCCGGCCGACAGGATCTCGCCCCCGTCCAGCAGTTCACGCATATGCGGATGGTGCTTGAATTGCTGGAAGGCCTCGAAGGGCATGAAATTCGGGTCCTTGTAGTCCAGGGCACACACGAAGCCGATCGCCACGCGATCCTTGTCGAGGTGGTAAACGAAGCTGCCACCGTAGATTTCATTCGGCAGAGGCCAGCCCACCGAGTGCTGGATCAGCCCCGGCTCGACGCGCCCGGGCGGGAGCTGCCAGAGCTCCTTCATGCCGATGCCATAGGTCTGCGGATCACAGTCGGCGTCGAGCTTGAAACGCTGGATGGCGCGCTTGGTCAGATGCCCTCGGCAACCTTCACCCAGCACGGTCATCTGCGCCCGGATTTCGATGCCCTGGACATAGCTGTCCTTCTC
Coding sequences:
- the accD gene encoding acetyl-CoA carboxylase, carboxyltransferase subunit beta → MSWFQKLMPARIRTEGGKSRKVPDGLWTKCKACDAVLYQPELERNLQVCPKCDFHMSLSGRARLQAFLDEGDQIELGADLVPVDPLKFRDTKKYRDRLTATQKATGENDALVALRGKLLGMDLVACAFDFRFMGGSMGSVVGERFMAAVHECLDAELPLVCFAASGGARMQEGLFSLMQMARTSAGLARMAERGLPYVSVLTHPTTGGVSASLGMLGDVNLAEPNALIGFAGPRVIEQTVRETLPEGFQRSEFLLEKGAIDQIVDRRELRQRVHLLLGLMLSRRMEVREGELLESSPAESGEDLGERADDA
- a CDS encoding phosphoribosylanthranilate isomerase translates to MIRVKVCGLTRVEDALAASHAGAHAIGLVFVERSPRCVTIEQAREIARALPPFVVRVGLFMNASAEAVQGVIDQLPLEQLQFHGNESPDFCASFQRPWIKALAPGAEPAPDYRAWAGADALLLDAHAGSTMGGSGQRFDWSTIPDLPRPWILAGGLDPDNVAEACRRTRPEAVDVSSGVETRPGIKSDRLIRAFINAVNEVSQHG
- a CDS encoding FimV/HubP family polar landmark protein, with product MKVITTSLLLALLLLFPADWLRALGLGEARVDSYLGQPLDVSIRLIEPAGGSLDSLTVAPALSSDYDRLGIPSDALSLGLDVTVDRRVDPPLIRVRSSREVEDPIVQVLIDARWSNGRVLREYTLFLDPPTVPVAPPIRRVDTEAAPRSMPAEPARQPEATRPRPAPAPAREAAPAPEPQPRPAAQPVERAPAAVRPNVVGPIAPGQTLWSIAYSWRPSSGMTMNQVMLAILDRNPQAFINGNANQLRRGAELTMPSSDEVLGIDAAEADRRMRAQMQAWQPGAAVAEVPVIADEAIPEVEVESEPEQEAPVDDVVHRLEVVPPEGEVDDEGPAVSEAELSEARARLSELEDQMYTEGLENDQFYRQIEEIRDAIEAREMAGLAIADEEMANLEARLRDAREARAAEAEMAAADAAASAEEATGDEVDAYFRQLEDELGAGEEVASEAPAETVDAEQGASDTDSTQQEASTTEPTMAEPAPMPVTDTGSGGLPAWIWAVLALVLAGGAGAFWWLRKRGASGDAAGPSAGVTGVDVEAARERVASNRDDLDAHLALLNTLAAEGDESAFSDALDGMYAVVDHDDDPRWQEALNLAVVNAPDHPLLTPPETASIGLDDDDDEGLDTKTREMLGILGGDDSSSGDDIHGSEFEDDVVAEASVFDQEDDDADSAPSREDRAEETLSDAIDMDLAALSDRLDDEPEAADDEAEATDSGYSFDFSTASEDESSEDQAEVSEPEVSIDAAENDEDDGLSLDLGAEDSGGLEDLGGDSLGGESLGGETLGGETLGGDSESSRSEDEGLPLDLDLGDEDDDLDAGDTLKLDEVDDTLKLDSEDTLQLDAEELATFTSGGNSDEDEGVSTGADETLDLSTQELAEETGNQELEAFLGRDTASGEEEASFDDDVEPSLEGVPEADDEEAPELSDDDAEVKLDLARAYLSMDDPDSARTLLEEIVNGGSRAKREQAQELLDDM
- the truA gene encoding tRNA pseudouridine(38-40) synthase TruA, with product MRLAAGVEYDGTRFFGWQRQRQSPTVQASVEAALARVADHPVTVHCAGRTDTGVHARCQVIHFETEAERSERSWVLGANTVLHEGATLLWVRQVDDRFHARFSATRRRYRYRILNRWVRPAIELGRMSWIRHPLDAGRMHEAAQALLGEHDFSSFRARGCQAKSPVRTVHSVAVSRSGCEVRIDIEANAFVYHMVRNIAGALIAVGDDRRPISWIESLLEARDRTQAGITAPADGLTFMYPTYPDFPELPIREEVGFPGEETVADR
- a CDS encoding aspartate-semialdehyde dehydrogenase, which codes for MSENKKGYRVAVVGATGIVGETMLELLASRAFPASEVVALASERSVGREVSFGRRSLVVDDLASFDFEGVDFALFSAGGSVSAEHAPRAAAAGCTVIDNTSHFRMHDDVPLVVPEVNGEVLDDWPGQGIIANPNCSTIQMLLAVAPIHRAVGVRRINVATYQSVSGAGKQAMEELGRQCADRFNFRDPEPEVFSAPIAFNLIPAIDRFEDNGYTREEMKMHHETRRILGSEAIAVNATAVRVPVFVGHGEAIHLETDDFIEIDAVTELLSAAPGVRLMADRELATPLVDAAGHDEVFVARLRRDLSHPKGIDFWVVSDNVRKGAALNAVQIAERLIGVQGA
- the trpB gene encoding tryptophan synthase subunit beta, whose product is MADPARNLAPEVHLPDATGHFGAFGGRFVSETLMPALEELDEAWRKYLKDPDFLAELDRDLTHFVGRPSPLYVAENLTRQMGGAKIVLKREDLNHTGAHKINNTIGQGLLARAMGKKRVIAETGAGQHGVASATVAARLGMDCVVYMGADDVKRQAINVYRMKLLGAEVVSVTAGSRTLKDALNEAMRDWVTNVDDTFYILGTVAGPHPYPAMVRDFNAVVGREARAQMLEEFGTLPKALVACVGGGSNAIGLFHPFIEDSEVEMIGVEAAGRGLSGLEHAASLCAGRVGVLHGSRTYLLDDDAGQIRHTHSVSAGLDYPGVGPEHAWLKDSGRARYVGISDEEALAAFHALTRSEGIMPALESAHAIAYGMKLAAELPSDEIVLVNLSGRGDKDIHTVADLEGIEF
- a CDS encoding bifunctional folylpolyglutamate synthase/dihydrofolate synthase, coding for MSSRALSSWLARLEQRSPESRIELGLDRVARVWNRLSRDHHRPRAVVTVGGTNGKGSVVAYLEAMMIEAGLRSFAYTSPHLIDFSERFRIDGRPADDAAIVEALDAVEEARGDVFLSYFEHVTLTGFVLAARKAVDVWVLEVGLGGRLDAVNVLDPDVAVITSIALDHTDWLGPTRLHIGREKAGIARPGRPLILGERRPPKGLDDVLEATGATLWRAGHEYSWRRHGAGFRLYWKDQRMDLPIPAMAGRWQLGNAATACLAAMLLRDRLAIPDAAIEAGVRIARVSGRLQRLGASPEVLVDVAHNPAAARALASELGVSGPRPTIAVFSALAGKDAVGIGRALSGCFDRWLVPPLEGDRVRDARALAADLERAPVAGRVDTVESMAEAVEQAIELAGPKGRVVVFGSFRTVAEAWPLLQSH
- the trpA gene encoding tryptophan synthase subunit alpha, which gives rise to MNRIDQRFTDLKTRGRTALIPYVTAGHPSPEASVDILHAAVEAGADLLELGMPFSDVMADGPVIQNACARALDQGMNLDRVLEMVRRFRERDAETPLILMGYTNPIERRGITRFADEASEAGVDGLLIVDCPADEAAELRGELDARGLHQIFLIAPTTTERRLDRTAELAGGFVYYVSIKGVTGAASLDVDSLGPMVERVRAHAELPVCVGFGIREPEQAAAVARVADGVVIGSALVDRLDRCESVAQAVAVVKEYLAPVRQAMDNNGPIQDKAANAS